The genomic segment AAGTTCGCCGTCGGTCTCGAACCGGGACATATTGTCCATAGCGGTGATTATCTCTCGATCCAACCGGCACACGTCATGACCCATGACAATACCGGCGCCGTACTCAAGAAATTCAAGGAAATCGGCGCAGCGAACATGGCAAACCCGCGGCAACCGGTATTCGCCCTCGATCACAACATCCAAGACACCTCCGACGACAACAAAAAGAAGTATGCGAAAATTGAAGCGTTCGCACAGTCGATGGGAGTCGATTTCTATCCGGCAGGACGCGGCATCGGCCATCAAATCATGTGCGAGGAGGGCTACGCTTGGCCCGGCACGATGATGGTCGCATCCGACAGCCATTCCAATATGTACGGCGGGTTGGGCGTCTTGGGTACGCCGATTGTACGTACTGACGCCGCGGCAATTTGGGCAACTGGTCGGACATGGTGGCAAGTCCCTCCGGTAGCGAAAGTGAATTTGACCGGAACCTTGCAACCGGGCGTAACTGGTAAGGATGTAATTATCACGCTCTGCGGTTTCTTCAATAAAGACGATGTGCTGAACCACGCCATCGAATTTTCCGGCGACGGATTGGCGGCGTTGTCTATCGATCAGCGACTCGCCATCGCGAATATGACGACCGAGTGGGGCGCACTAGCAGGCGTTTTTCCAATCGATGCTGTCACCTACGCTTGGCTGGAAAACCGGATCGCATTTATTGCGAAGCGTGGACTCGAAAAGGTTCCGAGTGATGCCGATGGCAACGGTGTACATCCGCGGATGAATCGCAACGCATTAGATAAGTTGCGCGCTAATCCCATCGCTGCCGATGCCGACGCCTTTTATGCGAAAACGATAACGCTCGACCTATCGTCGGTACGACCGCACATCTCAGGACCGAATCATGTCAAAGTGATGATGAGCGTGAGCGACGCCGAACGAAAAGGGATTCTGATCCACAAAGCGTATCTCGTCTCTTGCGTCAATAGCCGGGTCGAGGATATTGCCGAAGCGGCGGCGGTGATGCGCGGCAAGAAAATTGCCGACGGCGTTAAGTTTTACATCGCAGCTGCCTCGAGCGAAGTGCGGCGTGAAAGTGAGAAACGCGGCGATTGGCAGACGTTGCTCGAAGCTGGAGCGATTGCGCTACCGCCGGGTTGCGGGCCGTGCATCGGTTTAGGTACCGGGCTATTGGAAGCGGGCGAAGTCGGGATAAGCGCGACGAACCGGAACTTCAAAGGACGAATGGGTGATCCGACTGCCCAAGCGTATCTCGCTTCGCCGGCGGTGGTTGCTGCGTCCGCCTTGGCGGGAAAAATCTGTTCGCCGGTTCGGAATGACGATGCAAAACCGGTCGGAACAATTCATGAAAATCGGTTAACCGGAGTCGAACCACCAGCGGTTTCGATTCTCGATGGTTTCCCGGCAACGGTTACCGGCGAGTTGCTATTCTGTCATCAGGATAATATGAATACCGATGGCATTTATCCCGGAAAATACACCTACGTCGACGACATCACCCCCGAGCAACAAGCGCAGGTCGTGATGGAAAATTACGATCCGGAATTCGGAAAGATTGCCGTTACTGGTGATTTTCTGGTCGGCGGTTATAACTTCGGCACCGGTTCCTCG from the bacterium genome contains:
- the lysF gene encoding homoaconitase, which codes for MSQNLIEKIAQKFAVGLEPGHIVHSGDYLSIQPAHVMTHDNTGAVLKKFKEIGAANMANPRQPVFALDHNIQDTSDDNKKKYAKIEAFAQSMGVDFYPAGRGIGHQIMCEEGYAWPGTMMVASDSHSNMYGGLGVLGTPIVRTDAAAIWATGRTWWQVPPVAKVNLTGTLQPGVTGKDVIITLCGFFNKDDVLNHAIEFSGDGLAALSIDQRLAIANMTTEWGALAGVFPIDAVTYAWLENRIAFIAKRGLEKVPSDADGNGVHPRMNRNALDKLRANPIAADADAFYAKTITLDLSSVRPHISGPNHVKVMMSVSDAERKGILIHKAYLVSCVNSRVEDIAEAAAVMRGKKIADGVKFYIAAASSEVRRESEKRGDWQTLLEAGAIALPPGCGPCIGLGTGLLEAGEVGISATNRNFKGRMGDPTAQAYLASPAVVAASALAGKICSPVRNDDAKPVGTIHENRLTGVEPPAVSILDGFPATVTGELLFCHQDNMNTDGIYPGKYTYVDDITPEQQAQVVMENYDPEFGKIAVTGDFLVGGYNFGTGSSREQAATALKYRGIKLVLAGSLNETYKRNAINNGFLVIEAPELVNDLKAAFGAEKLTVRTGWIATIDFAKSTLTTNGKVYVIAPTGAAAQELVLTGGLEAWVKARLA